From a region of the Syngnathus typhle isolate RoL2023-S1 ecotype Sweden linkage group LG12, RoL_Styp_1.0, whole genome shotgun sequence genome:
- the scarb1 gene encoding scavenger receptor class B member 1 isoform X1, with product MAACKSQVAGGFVVATVLALVFGTILAIVGPLIIDQQIVKNTVIDPQNQMTYRMWKDIPVPFYMSVYFFHVLNPKEVLNGEKPMLEQRGPYVYRKRCQKDNITFHANNTVTYLEYRRYFFEPGMSAGNESDVVTIPNMLVLGAAVMMENLPFALRLMISATFKSFKEGPFLTKTVGELMWGYDSGLVDFLNKYLPGTLPSSGKFGLFSEFNNSNTGLFTVFTGQDDIGNVHRVDSWNGLTELSYWRTPQCNMINGTAGQMWPPFMTRDSTLAFYSPDACRSMELVYQRAGSMKGIPLYRYVAPKTLFANGSDYAPNQGFCPCRQSGLLNVSSCRHNSPVFISHPHFFNADPVLLDFVHGLQPTEDQHGLFIDIHPQTGVPLNVSIRLQLNLYVKRVSGITETGKIPETVMPMIWFEESGYMDGPVLDTFHTNLVVLPAVMEVTQYGFITLGLVTAAVAAVVWHRSRKVACQDLAHGNGAPQKSKRGDSDE from the exons ATGGCGGCGTGCAAAAGCCAAGTGGCGGGGGGCTTCGTGGTTGCGACTGTTCTCGCGCTGGTCTTTGGGACCATCCTGGCCATCGTGGGTCCGCTCATCATCGACCAGCAGATCGTCAAA AACACGGTGATCGACCCGCAGAACCAGATGACGTACCGCATGTGGAAGGACATCCCGGTGCCGTTCTACATGTCCGTCTACTTCTTCCACGTCCTCAACCCCAAGGAGGTCCTGAACGGCGAGAAGCCCATGCTGGAGCAGCGAGGCCCTTACGTGTACAG GAAGCGCTGCCAAAAGGACAACATCACGTTCCACGCCAACAACACGGTGACTTACCTAGAGTACCGGCGCTACTTCTTTGAGCCCGGCATGTCGGCCGGAAACGAGTCTGACGTGGTCACCATCCCCAACATGCTGGTGCTG GGCGCGGCGGTGATGATGGAGAACCTCCCGTTTGCTTTGCGACTGATGATCAGCGCCACCTTCAAGTCGTTCAAGGAGGGGCCCTTCCTCACCAAGACGGTGGGCGAGCTCATGTGGGGCTACGACAGCGGCCTGGTGGACTTCCTCAACAAGTACCTGCCTGGGACGCTGCCCTCCTCCGGCAAATTTGGACTCTTCAGCGAG TTCAACAACTCCAACACGGGCCTGTTCACCGTCTTCACGGGTCAGGACGACATTGGCAACGTGCACAGGGTGGACTCCTGGAATGGCCTCACTGAG CTGAGCTACTGGCGGACACCTCAGTGCAACATGATCAACGGCACGGCGGGTCAGATGTGGCCGCCCTTCATGACCCGAGACTCCACGCTGGCCTTCTACAGCCCCGACGCGTGCAG GTCCATGGAGCTGGTGTACCAACGGGCGGGCAGCATGAAGGGTATCCCCTTGTACCGCTACGTGGCGCCCAAGACGCTCTTCGCCAACGGCAGCGACTACGCCCCCAACCAGGGATTCTGCCCCTGCCGCCAGTCTGGTCTGCTTAACGTCAGCAGCTGCCGCCACA ATTCTCCCGTCTTCATTTCGCATCCGCACTTCTTCAACGCTGACCCTGTCCTGCTGGACTTTGTGCACGGGCTCCAGCCCACCGAGGACCAGCACGGACTCTTCATAGACATCCACCCG CAAACGGGCGTCCCGCTCAACGTGTCCATCCGCCTGCAGCTCAACCTTTACGTCAAGCGAGTGTCAGGAATTAC CGAGACGGGCAAGATCCCAGAGACCGTCATGCCCATGATCTGGTTTGAGGAG AGCGGCTACATGGACGGGCCCGTCCTGGACACCTTCCATACCAACCTGGTGGTGCTGCCCGCCGTCATGGAGGTCACGCAGTACGGCTTCATCACGCTCGGCCTGGTCaccgccgccgtcgccgctgTCGTCTGGCACAGGAGCCGTAAG GTGGCCTGCCAAGATCTGGCTCACGGCAATGGCGCCCCGCAGAAAAGCAAGCGGGGAGACTCAG ACGAGTGA
- the LOC133163634 gene encoding seizure 6-like protein isoform X1: MHVLMSRRTCVLLLLACGCVTPRAETSSCSTTFQQPEGYIDSSKALPPAGHVRCTYTISVYAGYGVELQVKSVNLSDGELLSIRGVAEGGAWLLLANQTLLVEGQVIRSPSNTLAVFFSSTRDAVGSFLLHYQIFRLSCLLPKRPHFGEVSVLDLLPGGTARFHCHMGYHLQGQALLTCVNASRPAWSDKEPSCRALCGGTVKNATLGRVLSPSPRHGPDPRRDRTCSWSLEAAGEQQLHLHLERLLLGPADRLVLRSGLDATSPVLFDSGRSSRVPFEGLISEGPAVRIQFFTERPDQNTGVFDIRYEAFERGRCYEPYLQNGNFTTSDPLYGVGAVVQFACDPGHALEQGPPVIECIGARDPYWNDTEPLCKAQCGGDLSGPGGVILSPNWPEWYGEGEECAWNIHVGEDKRVLVDVQLLNISQGDSLTVTDGDEGGARLLGRYSGGRAPFKLFSATPDLSVTFRSGPALGKGEGFIINYMEVSRNDSCADLPEIQNGWRTRADGAARRGSRVTYRCDPGYDLQGGATLTCQPDLSWSARPPSCQKIMYCSDPGQVEHASRSLSDTKLLVGTTVRYRCSPGYILQGGATITCYGREPGTPVWTSQLPRCAPKYSLTCADPGVPDNGYSLTTSKRVFLPGETLTFACYRGYQLVGDDAVECVQGTPSYWSGPLPICRGEPPCLANHALEVSHAGGAAVDGASLALAALVLLLLISALLGGIYAVATRCRPGSDLGLPLMYPHRYRQIVAEGEFDGAIYEAGGADSHEYEVSI; this comes from the exons ATGCATGTCTTGATGTCTCGGCGGACGTGCGTGTTGCTGTTGTTGGCTTGCGGCTGCGTTACGCCGCGTGCGG AAACTTCCAGCTGCTCGACGACCTTCCAGCAGCCTGAAGGTTACATCGACTCGTCAAAGGCGCTTCCCCCAGCTGGCCATGTGCGCTGCACGTACACCATCAGTGTCTACGCGGGCTACGGCGTGGAGCTGCAG GTAAAGAGCGTCAACTTGTCGGACGGCGAGCTGCTGTCCATccggggtgtggccgagggcgGGGCCTGGCTGCTGCTGGCCAATCAGACCCTGCTGGTGGAGGGCCAAGTCATCCGCAGCCCCAGCAACACGCTCGCCGTCTTCTTCAGCTCCACGCGCGACGCCGTCGGCTCCTTCCTGCTGCACTACCAGA TCTTCCGCCTGAGTTGCTTACTCCCCAAGCGGCCCCACTTTGGGGAAGTGTCCGTGTTGGACCTGTTGCCCGGCGGCACCGCCCGCTTCCACTGCCACATGGGCTACCACCTGCAGGGGCAAGCGCTGCTCACTTGCGTCAACGCCTCACGGCCGGCATGGAGCGACAAGGAGCCCTCCTGCAGAG CTCTCTGCGGTGGAACGGTGAAGAACGCCACCCTGGGCCGGGTGCTGTCCCCCTCGCCTCGCCACGGGCCCGATCCCAGGCGGGACCGCACGTGCTCCTGGTCCCTGGAGGCCGCAGGGGAGCAGCAGCTGCACCTGCACCTGGAGCGCCTCCTGCTGGGACCCGCCGACAG ACTGGTTCTGCGGAGCGGCCTGGATGCCACTTCCCCGGTGCTCTTCGACTCGGGTCGGAGCTCGCGCGTCCCCTTTGAGGGGCTGATCAGCGAGGGTCCTGCCGTGAGGATCCAGTTCTTCACAGAGCGGCCCGACCAGAACACGGGCGTATTCGACATCCGTTACGAAG CCTTCGAGCGAGGTCGCTGCTATGAGCCCTACCTCCAGAATGGCAACTTCACTACATCGGACCCCCTGTACGGCGTGGGCGCTGTGGTCCAGTTCGCTTGCGACCCGGGTCACGCCCTAGAACAGGGACCGCCCGTCATCGAGTGCATCGGTGCCAGAGACCCTTACTGGAACGACACGGAACCGCTTTGCAAAG CGCAATGCGGCGGCGACCTGAGCGGACCGGGCGGCGTCATCTTGTCGCCCAACTGGCCCGAGTGGTACGGCGAGGGCGAGGAGTGCGCGTGGAACATCCACGTCGGAGAAGACAAGCGGGTGCTCGTCGACGTGCAGCT TCTCAACATCAGCCAAGGGGACTCTTTGACGGTGACGGATGGCGACGAGGGCGGCGCCCGCCTGCTGGGCCGCTACTCGGGGGGTCGCGCTCCCTTCAAGCTCTTCTCCGCCACCCCCGACCTGAGCGTCACCTTCCGCTCAGGACCGGCGCTGGGCAAAGGGGAGGGCTTCATCATTAACTATATGG AGGTCTCCCGCAACGACTCGTGCGCTGACCTGCCCGAGATCCAAAACGGCTGGAGGACACGTGCGGACGGCGCCGCGCGCCGCGGCTCCCGCGTCACCTACCGTTGCGACCCGGGATACGACCTGCAGGGCGGCGCCACCCTCACGTGCCAGCCGGACCTCTCGTGGAGCGCGCGGCCGCCATCTTGTCAAAAGA TCATGTACTGTTCAGACCCAGGTCAGGTGGAGCACGCCTCTCGTTCCCTGTCGGACACCAAGCTGCTGGTGGGGACCACCGTCCGCTACCGCTGCAGTCCCGGCTACATCCTGCAGGGCGGCGCCACCATCACCTGCTACGGCCGTGAGCCGGGCACGCCCGTGTGGACTTCGCAACTCCCGCGATGCGCCC CCAAGTACTCGCTGACGTGCGCTGACCCCGGCGTCCCCGACAACGGGTACTCGCTGACAACATCCAAGCGCGTATTCCTGCCCGGGGAGACGCTGACCTTTGCCTGTTACCGCGGCTACCAGCTGGTTGGGGACGACGCTGTGGAGTGCGTCCAGGGAACCCCCTCCTACTGGAGCGGACCGCTACCCATCTGCAGGG GTGAGCCTCCCTGCCTCGCCAACCACGCTTTGGAAG TGTCACACGCCGGCGGCGCGGCAGTGGATGGCGCAAGTTTGGCCTTGGCTGCCTTAGTCCTGCTTCTGCTGATCTCGGCGCTCCTGGGAGGCATTTATGCGGTGGCCACTCG GTGTCGCCCCGGCTCGGACCTGGGTCTGCCCCTGATGTACCCGCACCGTTACCGGCAGATTGTGGCGGAGGGCGAGTTTGACGGCGCCATCTACGAGGCGGGCGGCGCG GACTCTCACGAGTATGAAGTGTCCATTTGA
- the LOC133163634 gene encoding seizure 6-like protein isoform X3, producing the protein MHVLMSRRTCVLLLLACGCVTPRAETSSCSTTFQQPEGYIDSSKALPPAGHVRCTYTISVYAGYGVELQVKSVNLSDGELLSIRGVAEGGAWLLLANQTLLVEGQVIRSPSNTLAVFFSSTRDAVGSFLLHYQIFRLSCLLPKRPHFGEVSVLDLLPGGTARFHCHMGYHLQGQALLTCVNASRPAWSDKEPSCRALCGGTVKNATLGRVLSPSPRHGPDPRRDRTCSWSLEAAGEQQLHLHLERLLLGPADRLVLRSGLDATSPVLFDSGRSSRVPFEGLISEGPAVRIQFFTERPDQNTGVFDIRYEAFERGRCYEPYLQNGNFTTSDPLYGVGAVVQFACDPGHALEQGPPVIECIGARDPYWNDTEPLCKAQCGGDLSGPGGVILSPNWPEWYGEGEECAWNIHVGEDKRVLVDVQLLNISQGDSLTVTDGDEGGARLLGRYSGGRAPFKLFSATPDLSVTFRSGPALGKGEGFIINYMEVSRNDSCADLPEIQNGWRTRADGAARRGSRVTYRCDPGYDLQGGATLTCQPDLSWSARPPSCQKIMYCSDPGQVEHASRSLSDTKLLVGTTVRYRCSPGYILQGGATITCYGREPGTPVWTSQLPRCAPKYSLTCADPGVPDNGYSLTTSKRVFLPGETLTFACYRGYQLVGDDAVECVQGTPSYWSGPLPICRGEPPCLANHALEGLSRV; encoded by the exons ATGCATGTCTTGATGTCTCGGCGGACGTGCGTGTTGCTGTTGTTGGCTTGCGGCTGCGTTACGCCGCGTGCGG AAACTTCCAGCTGCTCGACGACCTTCCAGCAGCCTGAAGGTTACATCGACTCGTCAAAGGCGCTTCCCCCAGCTGGCCATGTGCGCTGCACGTACACCATCAGTGTCTACGCGGGCTACGGCGTGGAGCTGCAG GTAAAGAGCGTCAACTTGTCGGACGGCGAGCTGCTGTCCATccggggtgtggccgagggcgGGGCCTGGCTGCTGCTGGCCAATCAGACCCTGCTGGTGGAGGGCCAAGTCATCCGCAGCCCCAGCAACACGCTCGCCGTCTTCTTCAGCTCCACGCGCGACGCCGTCGGCTCCTTCCTGCTGCACTACCAGA TCTTCCGCCTGAGTTGCTTACTCCCCAAGCGGCCCCACTTTGGGGAAGTGTCCGTGTTGGACCTGTTGCCCGGCGGCACCGCCCGCTTCCACTGCCACATGGGCTACCACCTGCAGGGGCAAGCGCTGCTCACTTGCGTCAACGCCTCACGGCCGGCATGGAGCGACAAGGAGCCCTCCTGCAGAG CTCTCTGCGGTGGAACGGTGAAGAACGCCACCCTGGGCCGGGTGCTGTCCCCCTCGCCTCGCCACGGGCCCGATCCCAGGCGGGACCGCACGTGCTCCTGGTCCCTGGAGGCCGCAGGGGAGCAGCAGCTGCACCTGCACCTGGAGCGCCTCCTGCTGGGACCCGCCGACAG ACTGGTTCTGCGGAGCGGCCTGGATGCCACTTCCCCGGTGCTCTTCGACTCGGGTCGGAGCTCGCGCGTCCCCTTTGAGGGGCTGATCAGCGAGGGTCCTGCCGTGAGGATCCAGTTCTTCACAGAGCGGCCCGACCAGAACACGGGCGTATTCGACATCCGTTACGAAG CCTTCGAGCGAGGTCGCTGCTATGAGCCCTACCTCCAGAATGGCAACTTCACTACATCGGACCCCCTGTACGGCGTGGGCGCTGTGGTCCAGTTCGCTTGCGACCCGGGTCACGCCCTAGAACAGGGACCGCCCGTCATCGAGTGCATCGGTGCCAGAGACCCTTACTGGAACGACACGGAACCGCTTTGCAAAG CGCAATGCGGCGGCGACCTGAGCGGACCGGGCGGCGTCATCTTGTCGCCCAACTGGCCCGAGTGGTACGGCGAGGGCGAGGAGTGCGCGTGGAACATCCACGTCGGAGAAGACAAGCGGGTGCTCGTCGACGTGCAGCT TCTCAACATCAGCCAAGGGGACTCTTTGACGGTGACGGATGGCGACGAGGGCGGCGCCCGCCTGCTGGGCCGCTACTCGGGGGGTCGCGCTCCCTTCAAGCTCTTCTCCGCCACCCCCGACCTGAGCGTCACCTTCCGCTCAGGACCGGCGCTGGGCAAAGGGGAGGGCTTCATCATTAACTATATGG AGGTCTCCCGCAACGACTCGTGCGCTGACCTGCCCGAGATCCAAAACGGCTGGAGGACACGTGCGGACGGCGCCGCGCGCCGCGGCTCCCGCGTCACCTACCGTTGCGACCCGGGATACGACCTGCAGGGCGGCGCCACCCTCACGTGCCAGCCGGACCTCTCGTGGAGCGCGCGGCCGCCATCTTGTCAAAAGA TCATGTACTGTTCAGACCCAGGTCAGGTGGAGCACGCCTCTCGTTCCCTGTCGGACACCAAGCTGCTGGTGGGGACCACCGTCCGCTACCGCTGCAGTCCCGGCTACATCCTGCAGGGCGGCGCCACCATCACCTGCTACGGCCGTGAGCCGGGCACGCCCGTGTGGACTTCGCAACTCCCGCGATGCGCCC CCAAGTACTCGCTGACGTGCGCTGACCCCGGCGTCCCCGACAACGGGTACTCGCTGACAACATCCAAGCGCGTATTCCTGCCCGGGGAGACGCTGACCTTTGCCTGTTACCGCGGCTACCAGCTGGTTGGGGACGACGCTGTGGAGTGCGTCCAGGGAACCCCCTCCTACTGGAGCGGACCGCTACCCATCTGCAGGG GTGAGCCTCCCTGCCTCGCCAACCACGCTTTGGAAG GACTCTCACGAGTATGA
- the LOC133163634 gene encoding seizure 6-like protein isoform X2, translating into MHVLMSRRTCVLLLLACGCVTPRAETSSCSTTFQQPEGYIDSSKALPPAGHVRCTYTISVYAGYGVELQVKSVNLSDGELLSIRGVAEGGAWLLLANQTLLVEGQVIRSPSNTLAVFFSSTRDAVGSFLLHYQIFRLSCLLPKRPHFGEVSVLDLLPGGTARFHCHMGYHLQGQALLTCVNASRPAWSDKEPSCRALCGGTVKNATLGRVLSPSPRHGPDPRRDRTCSWSLEAAGEQQLHLHLERLLLGPADRLVLRSGLDATSPVLFDSGRSSRVPFEGLISEGPAVRIQFFTERPDQNTGVFDIRYEAFERGRCYEPYLQNGNFTTSDPLYGVGAVVQFACDPGHALEQGPPVIECIGARDPYWNDTEPLCKAQCGGDLSGPGGVILSPNWPEWYGEGEECAWNIHVGEDKRVLVDVQLLNISQGDSLTVTDGDEGGARLLGRYSGGRAPFKLFSATPDLSVTFRSGPALGKGEGFIINYMEVSRNDSCADLPEIQNGWRTRADGAARRGSRVTYRCDPGYDLQGGATLTCQPDLSWSARPPSCQKIMYCSDPGQVEHASRSLSDTKLLVGTTVRYRCSPGYILQGGATITCYGREPGTPVWTSQLPRCAPKYSLTCADPGVPDNGYSLTTSKRVFLPGETLTFACYRGYQLVGDDAVECVQGTPSYWSGPLPICRGEPPCLANHALEVSHAGGAAVDGASLALAALVLLLLISALLGGIYAVATRCRPGSDLGLPLMYPHRYRQIVAEGEFDGAIYEAGGAGWRFRPSSV; encoded by the exons ATGCATGTCTTGATGTCTCGGCGGACGTGCGTGTTGCTGTTGTTGGCTTGCGGCTGCGTTACGCCGCGTGCGG AAACTTCCAGCTGCTCGACGACCTTCCAGCAGCCTGAAGGTTACATCGACTCGTCAAAGGCGCTTCCCCCAGCTGGCCATGTGCGCTGCACGTACACCATCAGTGTCTACGCGGGCTACGGCGTGGAGCTGCAG GTAAAGAGCGTCAACTTGTCGGACGGCGAGCTGCTGTCCATccggggtgtggccgagggcgGGGCCTGGCTGCTGCTGGCCAATCAGACCCTGCTGGTGGAGGGCCAAGTCATCCGCAGCCCCAGCAACACGCTCGCCGTCTTCTTCAGCTCCACGCGCGACGCCGTCGGCTCCTTCCTGCTGCACTACCAGA TCTTCCGCCTGAGTTGCTTACTCCCCAAGCGGCCCCACTTTGGGGAAGTGTCCGTGTTGGACCTGTTGCCCGGCGGCACCGCCCGCTTCCACTGCCACATGGGCTACCACCTGCAGGGGCAAGCGCTGCTCACTTGCGTCAACGCCTCACGGCCGGCATGGAGCGACAAGGAGCCCTCCTGCAGAG CTCTCTGCGGTGGAACGGTGAAGAACGCCACCCTGGGCCGGGTGCTGTCCCCCTCGCCTCGCCACGGGCCCGATCCCAGGCGGGACCGCACGTGCTCCTGGTCCCTGGAGGCCGCAGGGGAGCAGCAGCTGCACCTGCACCTGGAGCGCCTCCTGCTGGGACCCGCCGACAG ACTGGTTCTGCGGAGCGGCCTGGATGCCACTTCCCCGGTGCTCTTCGACTCGGGTCGGAGCTCGCGCGTCCCCTTTGAGGGGCTGATCAGCGAGGGTCCTGCCGTGAGGATCCAGTTCTTCACAGAGCGGCCCGACCAGAACACGGGCGTATTCGACATCCGTTACGAAG CCTTCGAGCGAGGTCGCTGCTATGAGCCCTACCTCCAGAATGGCAACTTCACTACATCGGACCCCCTGTACGGCGTGGGCGCTGTGGTCCAGTTCGCTTGCGACCCGGGTCACGCCCTAGAACAGGGACCGCCCGTCATCGAGTGCATCGGTGCCAGAGACCCTTACTGGAACGACACGGAACCGCTTTGCAAAG CGCAATGCGGCGGCGACCTGAGCGGACCGGGCGGCGTCATCTTGTCGCCCAACTGGCCCGAGTGGTACGGCGAGGGCGAGGAGTGCGCGTGGAACATCCACGTCGGAGAAGACAAGCGGGTGCTCGTCGACGTGCAGCT TCTCAACATCAGCCAAGGGGACTCTTTGACGGTGACGGATGGCGACGAGGGCGGCGCCCGCCTGCTGGGCCGCTACTCGGGGGGTCGCGCTCCCTTCAAGCTCTTCTCCGCCACCCCCGACCTGAGCGTCACCTTCCGCTCAGGACCGGCGCTGGGCAAAGGGGAGGGCTTCATCATTAACTATATGG AGGTCTCCCGCAACGACTCGTGCGCTGACCTGCCCGAGATCCAAAACGGCTGGAGGACACGTGCGGACGGCGCCGCGCGCCGCGGCTCCCGCGTCACCTACCGTTGCGACCCGGGATACGACCTGCAGGGCGGCGCCACCCTCACGTGCCAGCCGGACCTCTCGTGGAGCGCGCGGCCGCCATCTTGTCAAAAGA TCATGTACTGTTCAGACCCAGGTCAGGTGGAGCACGCCTCTCGTTCCCTGTCGGACACCAAGCTGCTGGTGGGGACCACCGTCCGCTACCGCTGCAGTCCCGGCTACATCCTGCAGGGCGGCGCCACCATCACCTGCTACGGCCGTGAGCCGGGCACGCCCGTGTGGACTTCGCAACTCCCGCGATGCGCCC CCAAGTACTCGCTGACGTGCGCTGACCCCGGCGTCCCCGACAACGGGTACTCGCTGACAACATCCAAGCGCGTATTCCTGCCCGGGGAGACGCTGACCTTTGCCTGTTACCGCGGCTACCAGCTGGTTGGGGACGACGCTGTGGAGTGCGTCCAGGGAACCCCCTCCTACTGGAGCGGACCGCTACCCATCTGCAGGG GTGAGCCTCCCTGCCTCGCCAACCACGCTTTGGAAG TGTCACACGCCGGCGGCGCGGCAGTGGATGGCGCAAGTTTGGCCTTGGCTGCCTTAGTCCTGCTTCTGCTGATCTCGGCGCTCCTGGGAGGCATTTATGCGGTGGCCACTCG GTGTCGCCCCGGCTCGGACCTGGGTCTGCCCCTGATGTACCCGCACCGTTACCGGCAGATTGTGGCGGAGGGCGAGTTTGACGGCGCCATCTACGAGGCGGGCGGCGCG GGTTGGCGATTCCGACCCAGCTCTGTCTGA
- the scarb1 gene encoding scavenger receptor class B member 1 isoform X2: protein MAVGKSKVALGFMAAGILTALSGVILIFVGRAVMNDQIIKNTVIDPQNQMTYRMWKDIPVPFYMSVYFFHVLNPKEVLNGEKPMLEQRGPYVYRKRCQKDNITFHANNTVTYLEYRRYFFEPGMSAGNESDVVTIPNMLVLGAAVMMENLPFALRLMISATFKSFKEGPFLTKTVGELMWGYDSGLVDFLNKYLPGTLPSSGKFGLFSEFNNSNTGLFTVFTGQDDIGNVHRVDSWNGLTELSYWRTPQCNMINGTAGQMWPPFMTRDSTLAFYSPDACRSMELVYQRAGSMKGIPLYRYVAPKTLFANGSDYAPNQGFCPCRQSGLLNVSSCRHNSPVFISHPHFFNADPVLLDFVHGLQPTEDQHGLFIDIHPQTGVPLNVSIRLQLNLYVKRVSGITETGKIPETVMPMIWFEESGYMDGPVLDTFHTNLVVLPAVMEVTQYGFITLGLVTAAVAAVVWHRSRKVACQDLAHGNGAPQKSKRGDSDE, encoded by the exons ATGGCCGTGGGCAAGTCCAAGGTGGCGTTGGGCTTCATGGCGGCCGGAATTCTCACCGCACTGTCCGGAGTTATTCTCATTTTTGTGGGCCGGGCCGTCATGAACGATCAGATCATCAAG AACACGGTGATCGACCCGCAGAACCAGATGACGTACCGCATGTGGAAGGACATCCCGGTGCCGTTCTACATGTCCGTCTACTTCTTCCACGTCCTCAACCCCAAGGAGGTCCTGAACGGCGAGAAGCCCATGCTGGAGCAGCGAGGCCCTTACGTGTACAG GAAGCGCTGCCAAAAGGACAACATCACGTTCCACGCCAACAACACGGTGACTTACCTAGAGTACCGGCGCTACTTCTTTGAGCCCGGCATGTCGGCCGGAAACGAGTCTGACGTGGTCACCATCCCCAACATGCTGGTGCTG GGCGCGGCGGTGATGATGGAGAACCTCCCGTTTGCTTTGCGACTGATGATCAGCGCCACCTTCAAGTCGTTCAAGGAGGGGCCCTTCCTCACCAAGACGGTGGGCGAGCTCATGTGGGGCTACGACAGCGGCCTGGTGGACTTCCTCAACAAGTACCTGCCTGGGACGCTGCCCTCCTCCGGCAAATTTGGACTCTTCAGCGAG TTCAACAACTCCAACACGGGCCTGTTCACCGTCTTCACGGGTCAGGACGACATTGGCAACGTGCACAGGGTGGACTCCTGGAATGGCCTCACTGAG CTGAGCTACTGGCGGACACCTCAGTGCAACATGATCAACGGCACGGCGGGTCAGATGTGGCCGCCCTTCATGACCCGAGACTCCACGCTGGCCTTCTACAGCCCCGACGCGTGCAG GTCCATGGAGCTGGTGTACCAACGGGCGGGCAGCATGAAGGGTATCCCCTTGTACCGCTACGTGGCGCCCAAGACGCTCTTCGCCAACGGCAGCGACTACGCCCCCAACCAGGGATTCTGCCCCTGCCGCCAGTCTGGTCTGCTTAACGTCAGCAGCTGCCGCCACA ATTCTCCCGTCTTCATTTCGCATCCGCACTTCTTCAACGCTGACCCTGTCCTGCTGGACTTTGTGCACGGGCTCCAGCCCACCGAGGACCAGCACGGACTCTTCATAGACATCCACCCG CAAACGGGCGTCCCGCTCAACGTGTCCATCCGCCTGCAGCTCAACCTTTACGTCAAGCGAGTGTCAGGAATTAC CGAGACGGGCAAGATCCCAGAGACCGTCATGCCCATGATCTGGTTTGAGGAG AGCGGCTACATGGACGGGCCCGTCCTGGACACCTTCCATACCAACCTGGTGGTGCTGCCCGCCGTCATGGAGGTCACGCAGTACGGCTTCATCACGCTCGGCCTGGTCaccgccgccgtcgccgctgTCGTCTGGCACAGGAGCCGTAAG GTGGCCTGCCAAGATCTGGCTCACGGCAATGGCGCCCCGCAGAAAAGCAAGCGGGGAGACTCAG ACGAGTGA